In the genome of Montipora foliosa isolate CH-2021 chromosome 3, ASM3666993v2, whole genome shotgun sequence, one region contains:
- the LOC137996475 gene encoding trafficking protein particle complex subunit 3-like, with product MSRQSAVRADNRKVSAELFVLTHGALVAQLVKDYEGDEEVNKQLDKMGYNIGVRLVEDFLARSNVGRCHDFRETADVIAKLGFKMFLGISPVITNWSAASDEFSLILDNNPLAEFAELPEGREGLLFSNILCGVLRGALEMVQMEVDVWFVQDSLRGDDTTEIRLKFLRKLEDALPAGED from the exons ATGTCTCGTCAGTCGGCCGTCCGAGCCGATAATAGGAAAGTG AGTGCAGAATTATTTGTTTTGACCCACGGAGCTCTTGTGGCACAGCTTGTAAAAGATTATGAAGGTGACGAAGAGGTTAACAAACAGCTTGATAAAAT GGGCTACAACATTGGAGTGAGATTAGTGGAAGACTTCTTAGCAAGATCTAATGTAGGCCGATGTCACGACTTTAGAGAAACTGCTGATGTCATCGCAAAG CTTGGCTTCAAAATGTTCCTTGGGATTTCACCTGTGATTACGAACTGGAGTGCAGCATCAGATGAGTTCTCTTTGATCTTAGACAATAACCCATTGGCAGAGTTTGCTGAGTTGCCAGAAGGTCGTGAAGGGCTtctattttcaaatattctcTGTGGTGTCTTGCGAGGAGCTCTTGAAATG gttcAAATGGAAGTTGACGTATGGTTTGTTCAAGACTCTTTACGGGGAGATGACACAACAGAAATTAGACTCAAGTTTTTAAGGAAGTTAGAAGATGCTCTTCCGGCCGGCGAGGATTAA
- the LOC137996474 gene encoding uncharacterized protein, translating into MNREIPIRTHPEYRMWMANESLGKPHIFARSQSSLPCGAIRDRLFTETSQKTREDQSLKEKNRQSLAEEKTGRIKVNGSDKFSEFWKTGSPKYSGGKASDDIPCNQQISEESDERSYFFSDNPVVKDEELYEDYYTSWPSHPLSVMARDTYNADSSDEIHLMPTPNAPNYECCQPSFIIPIKVEFDEDKEERKNGGILNENTVQKEGVIHILRVHNRPQEAKENDGPNGFDEIAGRQEEKDREFCPENAEESSKDRKKHIGLFEANTEDINEGNNTDYREPLKSSEPDESKEKLRQIQSILDKAGEIEEEVNAFDDNYKTKQYLILEEVLTCCLIDLDGIEASRNDNVRLARKKAVQTLQKILVKLERNIVLAAVDNENQEGNS; encoded by the coding sequence ATGAACAGAGAAATCCCCATAAGAACTCACCCGGAGTACAGAATGTGGATGGCAAACGAGAGTCTGGGAAAACCCCACATTTTTGCTCGATCCCAGTCCAGTCTGCCATGTGGGGCGATTAGGGATAGACTGTTTACAGAAACGTCACAGAAGACGAGGGAAGACCAatctttgaaggaaaaaaataggcAAAGCCTAGCTGAAGAGAAAACGGGACGTATAAAAGTCAACGGAAGTGACAAATTTTCTGAATTTTGGAAAACAGGATCCCCGAAATATTCAGGTGGGAAGGCCAGCGATGATATCCCTTGTAATCAACAAATAAGCGAAGAAAGCGATGAAAGAAGTTACTTCTTTTCTGATAATCCGGTTGTAAAAGACGAGGAGTTGTACGAAGATTACTACACTTCATGGCCGAGTCACCCCCTCAGTGTGATGGCAAGAGACACTTACAATGCTGACAGCTCGGACGAAATCCATTTGATGCCTACGCCAAATGCGCCAAACTACGAATGTTGTCAACCATCCTTCATCATACCAATCAAGGTGGAATTTGATGAGGAtaaagaggagagaaagaacGGGGGCATTCTCAACGAAAACACAGTTCAAAAAGAAGGTGTTATTCATATTCTCAGGGTTCACAACCGGCCGCAAGAAGCCAAGGAGAATGATGGACCCAATGGCTTTGACGAAATAGCGGGCCGCCAGGAGGAAAAGGATAGAGAGTTTTGTCCAGAAAACGCAGAAGAAAGCAGCAAAGATAGAAAGAAACATATAGGGCTTTTTGAGGCCAATACAGAAGACATAAATGAGGGAAACAATACGGATTACCGCGAGCCACTAAAATCTTCCGAACCCGACGAAAGCAAGGAAAAGTTGCGTCAAATTCAAAGCATACTCGATAAAGCAGGTGAAATAGAGGAGGAAGTCAATGCTTTTGATGATAACTATAAGACAAAGCAATATTTGATTCTTGAAGAAGTTCTTACGTGTTGTTTAATCGATTTAGACGGCATCGAGGCAAGTCGCAACGACAACGTCCGACTGGCAAGGAAAAAGGCAGTTCAGACATTGCAAAAAATCCTCGTAAAGTTGGAGAGAAATATTGTTTTAGCGGCTGTTGATAACGAAAATCAAGAAGGAAACAGCTGA
- the LOC137994402 gene encoding dnaJ homolog subfamily B member 4-like, translating to MGKDYYEILDIPRNASEEEIRKAYRKMALKFHPDKNKSSEAEEKFKEIAEAYEVLSDPQKREVFDKYGEEGLKGPPNAPGSSNEFKFEMPSGFTGFTFHGDPMFTFSRVFGREDPFRGMFQHGFGHMPSSFGGGDFSDFGGFRSFRQPMHPAFSRQRSSSFEDMSSFTRKKNRDPPVEKDLMVTLEELLSGTTKKLKIIKKVLNPDRMTTHPEEKILTIDVRKGWKEGTKITFPEEGDQKPHTVPADIVFTIRDKPHVHFKRDQDNNVLYTAKVSLRDALTGVGSSVQVPTLDERIIKVPIDTIIRPGTKRRIKGEGLPLPKMRNQRADMLVNFDVVFPAELSATNVEVLKNALPK from the exons ATGGGAAAGGACTACTACGAAATACTAGATATTCCTCGAAATGCAAGCGAAGAAGAAATTCGAAAAGCTTACCGAAAGATGGCTCTCAAATTCCATCCAGATAAAAACAAGAGTTCTGAGGCTGAAGAGAAGTTTAAAGAGATCGCTGAAGCCTACGAAGTTCTCAGTGACCCACAAAAAAGAGAGGTGTTTGACAAGTATGGCGAAGAAGGTCTCAAAGGACCTCCAAATGCTCCAGGTAGTTCGAACGAGTTCAAATTTGAAATGCCATCGGGATTCACTGGTTTCACTTTCCACGGAGATCCAATGTTTACATTTTCCAGAGTTTTTGGAAGAGAGGATCCTTTCAGAG GAATGTTTCAACATGGCTTTGGTCACATGCCAAGTTCATTTGGTGGAGGtgatttttctgattttggaGGCTTTCGTTCTTTCCGTCAACCAATGCACCCAGCTTTCAGCCGTCAGAGGTCATCATCTTTTGAAGACATGTCATCATTCACACGCAAGAAGAATCGAGATCCCCCAGTGGAAAAAGACCTTATGGTGACATTAGAAGAACTTTTGAGTGGAACTACCAAAAAACTGAAAATCAtcaaaaaagttttaaatccTGACAGAATGACAACTCATCCAGAAGAGAAAATTCTTACAATTGATGTAAGAAAGGGCTGGAAAGAAGGTACAAAAATAACTTTTCCAGAAGAAGGAGATCAAAAGCCACATACTGTTCCTGCAGACATTGTCTTTACAATCAGAGATAAACCACATGTTCATTTCAAAAGAGATCAAGATAACAACGTTCTTTACACAGCTAAGGTTTCTCTCAGGGATGCGTTAACTGGTGTGGGGTCCTCTGTTCAAGTACCCACATTGGATGAAAGGATCATTAAGGTTCCAATAGACACTATCATTAGGCCTGGAACAAAACGCCGCATCAAGGGAGAGGGTCTGCCATTACCCAAAATGCGCAATCAGAGAGCAGATATGCTTGTAAACTTTGACGTTGTATTTCCTGCAGAATTATCTGCGACCAATGTAGAGGTGCTTAAAAATGCTCTTCCTAAATAA